A genomic window from Streptomyces brevispora includes:
- a CDS encoding VOC family protein: MHIGTVVMGASDVPRAAAFWKAALGYVEREPLTDDWVVLVPAEGPGVGLALGRSESPVQEVPRVHLDLYTEEQDAEVARLLTLGAARAGWELYPDDPDFVVLADTEGNRFCVIDTAHG; this comes from the coding sequence ATGCACATCGGAACCGTGGTGATGGGCGCGTCGGACGTACCGCGCGCGGCGGCCTTCTGGAAGGCGGCGCTCGGCTATGTGGAGCGCGAGCCGCTGACGGACGACTGGGTGGTGCTGGTCCCCGCCGAGGGGCCCGGCGTGGGGCTAGCGCTGGGCCGGAGCGAGTCGCCGGTGCAGGAGGTACCCCGGGTCCATCTCGACCTGTACACCGAGGAGCAGGACGCCGAGGTGGCGCGGCTGCTCACGCTGGGCGCGGCACGGGCCGGCTGGGAGCTGTACCCGGACGACCCCGACTTCGTGGTGCTCGCGGACACCGAGGGCAACCGCTTCTGCGTGATCGACACGGCGCACGGCTGA
- the opcA gene encoding glucose-6-phosphate dehydrogenase assembly protein OpcA, translating to MKIDLTETTSSKINQALVSARRAIGTPAIGMVLTLVIVTDEENAYDALKSAGDASREHPSRIIAVIKRVSRSPRSRRDARLDAEVRVGSDAGTGETVVLRLHGELANHAQSVVLPLLLPDAPVVVWWPEAAPADPAKDPLGALAQRRITDAYSAEHPSDELAVRAKSYTPGDTDLSWTRITPWRSMLAAALDQQSVDVVSASVEGESENPSCELLAMWLADRLQVPVERTNSGGPGLTAVRMETGNGTIVLDRADGSLATLSMVGQPDRAVALKRRETAELLAEELRRLDPDPTYESSVKFGVERLGEATAPKAASATARSAPASAAAPAAPAAPAAKKAAAAKKAAAAKKAASK from the coding sequence ATGAAGATCGATCTCACGGAAACCACTTCCAGCAAGATCAACCAGGCGCTCGTGTCGGCCCGCCGTGCCATCGGCACCCCGGCGATCGGCATGGTGCTCACGCTGGTCATCGTCACCGACGAGGAGAACGCGTACGACGCCCTCAAGTCGGCGGGCGACGCCTCGCGCGAGCACCCGTCGCGGATCATCGCGGTGATCAAGCGGGTCAGCCGTTCGCCGCGCAGCAGGCGCGACGCCCGGCTGGACGCCGAGGTCCGGGTCGGCTCCGACGCGGGCACCGGCGAGACCGTGGTGCTGCGGCTGCACGGCGAACTGGCCAACCACGCGCAGTCGGTGGTCCTTCCGCTGCTGCTGCCGGACGCCCCGGTCGTGGTCTGGTGGCCCGAGGCGGCGCCCGCCGATCCGGCGAAGGACCCGCTGGGCGCGCTCGCCCAGCGCCGGATCACGGACGCGTACTCGGCGGAGCACCCGAGCGACGAACTGGCGGTGCGCGCGAAGTCGTACACCCCCGGGGACACCGATCTGTCCTGGACCCGGATCACACCGTGGCGCTCGATGCTGGCGGCCGCCCTCGACCAGCAGTCCGTGGACGTCGTCTCGGCATCGGTCGAGGGCGAGTCCGAGAACCCGAGCTGCGAGCTGCTGGCCATGTGGCTCGCGGACCGGCTCCAGGTTCCGGTGGAGCGCACGAACTCCGGCGGCCCCGGTCTGACGGCCGTCCGGATGGAGACGGGGAACGGCACGATCGTGCTGGACCGGGCCGACGGTTCACTGGCCACGCTCTCCATGGTGGGCCAGCCGGACCGCGCGGTGGCGCTCAAGCGCCGGGAGACCGCGGAACTGCTGGCCGAGGAGCTGCGCCGGCTCGACCCGGACCCCACCTACGAGTCCTCGGTGAAGTTCGGCGTGGAGCGGCTCGGGGAGGCGACGGCGCCCAAGGCCGCCTCGGCCACCGCCCGGTCCGCGCCCGCCTCGGCCGCCGCTCCCGCCGCTCCCGCCGCTCCTGCCGCCAAGAAGGCGGCTGCGGCGAAGAAGGCGGCTGCGGCGAAGAAGGCGGCGTCGAAGTGA
- the zwf gene encoding glucose-6-phosphate dehydrogenase, translated as MSGVPGANPLRDAQDRRLPRIAGPSGLVIFGVTGDLSRKKLMPAVYDLANRGLLPPGFSLIGFARREWQNEDFTQEVHDAVKQHARTPFREEVWQQLIQGMRFVQGNFDDDDAFETLKATIQELDKAQGTGGNFAFYLSVPPKFFPKVVQQLKKHGLADQKEGSWRRAVIEKPFGHDLKSAQELNQLVHDVFPPNEVFRIDHYLGKETVQNILALRFANTMFEPIWNRSYVDHVQITMAEDIGIGGRAGYYDGIGAARDVIQNHLLQLLALTAMEEPGSFHPKALVAEKLKVLAAVELPDDLGKHTVRGQYAHAWQGGEEVLGYLEEDGIDPKSKTDTFAAIKLTINNRRWAGVPFYLRTGKRLGRRVTEIAIVFKRAPYLPFESGATKELGSNALVIRVQPDEGVTVRFGSKVPGTSMEVRDVTMDFAYGESFTESSPEAYERLILDVLLGDANLFPRHQEVELSWDILDPIEEYWDKHGKPAQYSSGTWGPAEADEMLARDGRSWRRP; from the coding sequence TTGTCTGGTGTTCCCGGAGCCAACCCGCTCCGTGACGCCCAGGACCGACGGCTCCCGCGTATCGCGGGGCCGTCGGGCCTGGTCATCTTTGGCGTCACGGGCGATTTGTCCCGTAAAAAGCTGATGCCCGCCGTCTACGACCTGGCCAATCGCGGCCTGCTGCCGCCGGGCTTCTCACTCATCGGTTTCGCGCGCCGCGAATGGCAGAACGAGGACTTCACCCAAGAGGTCCACGACGCCGTCAAGCAGCACGCCCGCACCCCGTTCCGTGAAGAGGTCTGGCAGCAGCTCATCCAGGGGATGCGCTTCGTCCAGGGCAACTTCGACGACGACGACGCCTTCGAGACCCTGAAGGCGACCATCCAGGAGCTCGACAAGGCGCAGGGGACGGGCGGCAACTTCGCCTTCTACCTCTCCGTGCCGCCGAAGTTCTTCCCCAAGGTCGTCCAGCAGCTCAAGAAGCACGGGCTGGCCGACCAGAAGGAGGGTTCCTGGCGGCGTGCCGTCATCGAGAAGCCCTTCGGCCACGACCTGAAGAGCGCGCAGGAGCTCAACCAGCTCGTGCACGACGTGTTCCCGCCCAACGAGGTCTTCCGGATCGACCACTACCTGGGCAAGGAGACGGTCCAGAACATCCTGGCGCTGCGGTTCGCCAACACGATGTTCGAGCCGATCTGGAACCGTAGTTACGTGGACCATGTCCAGATCACGATGGCCGAGGACATCGGCATCGGCGGCCGGGCCGGCTACTACGACGGCATCGGCGCCGCCCGTGACGTCATCCAGAACCACCTGCTCCAGCTGCTGGCGCTGACCGCGATGGAGGAGCCCGGCTCCTTCCACCCGAAGGCCCTGGTCGCCGAGAAGCTCAAGGTCCTCGCGGCCGTCGAGCTGCCGGACGACCTGGGCAAGCACACCGTGCGCGGCCAGTACGCACACGCGTGGCAGGGCGGCGAGGAGGTCCTCGGCTATCTGGAGGAGGACGGTATCGACCCCAAGTCGAAGACCGACACCTTCGCCGCGATCAAGCTGACCATCAACAACCGCCGCTGGGCGGGTGTGCCGTTCTATCTCCGTACCGGGAAGCGGCTCGGCCGCCGGGTCACCGAGATCGCGATCGTCTTCAAGCGCGCCCCGTATCTGCCCTTCGAGTCCGGGGCGACCAAGGAGCTGGGCAGTAACGCCCTGGTCATCCGGGTCCAGCCGGACGAGGGCGTGACCGTGCGGTTCGGCTCCAAGGTGCCCGGCACCTCGATGGAGGTCCGGGACGTCACGATGGACTTCGCCTACGGCGAGTCCTTCACGGAGTCCAGCCCGGAGGCGTACGAGCGGCTCATCCTCGATGTGCTGCTCGGCGACGCCAACCTCTTCCCCCGCCACCAGGAGGTCGAACTCTCCTGGGACATCCTCGACCCGATCGAGGAGTACTGGGACAAGCACGGCAAGCCCGCGCAGTACTCGTCGGGCACCTGGGGCCCGGCCGAGGCCGACGAGATGCTCGCACGAGACGGACGGAGCTGGCGCCGGCCATGA
- the tal gene encoding transaldolase has product MTDALKRLSDEGVAIWLDDLSRKRITSGNLAELIDQQHVVGVTTNPSIFQKAISAGDGYEQQLTDLATRKVTVDEAIRMITTADVRDAADILRPVFDATEGQDGRVSIEVDPRLAHHTDATVAEAKQLAWLVDRPNTLIKIPATKAGLPAITEVIGKGISVNVTLIFSLERYRAVMDAYLAGLEKAKAAGLDLSKIYSVASFFVSRVDSEIDKRLDAIGTDEAKALKGKAALANARLAYEAYEEVFAGERWDALDKAHANKQRPLWASTGVKDPAYKDTLYVDDLVAPGTVNTMPEATLDATADHGQITGNTIAGTYEQARTELDAIGKLGISYDDVVQILEDEGVEKFEASWIDLLNSTEAELKRLAPSEG; this is encoded by the coding sequence ATGACAGACGCACTCAAGCGCCTCTCCGACGAGGGCGTGGCGATCTGGCTCGATGACCTGTCGCGCAAGCGGATCACCTCGGGCAACCTCGCCGAGCTGATCGACCAGCAGCACGTGGTGGGTGTCACCACCAACCCGTCGATCTTCCAGAAGGCGATCTCCGCGGGCGACGGGTACGAGCAGCAGCTCACCGACCTCGCCACCCGCAAGGTCACGGTCGACGAGGCCATCCGCATGATCACGACGGCGGACGTACGTGACGCCGCCGACATCCTGCGTCCGGTCTTCGACGCCACGGAGGGCCAGGACGGCCGGGTCTCCATCGAGGTGGACCCGCGCCTGGCGCACCACACGGACGCCACCGTCGCCGAGGCCAAGCAGCTGGCCTGGCTGGTGGACCGGCCGAACACGCTCATCAAGATCCCGGCGACGAAGGCCGGTCTGCCGGCGATCACCGAGGTCATCGGCAAGGGCATCAGCGTCAACGTCACGCTGATCTTCTCGCTGGAGCGCTACCGCGCGGTGATGGACGCCTACCTGGCGGGCCTGGAGAAGGCGAAGGCCGCGGGCCTGGACCTCTCCAAGATCTACTCGGTGGCCTCGTTCTTCGTCTCCCGTGTCGACTCCGAGATCGACAAGCGGCTCGACGCGATCGGCACCGACGAGGCCAAGGCACTGAAGGGCAAGGCCGCCCTCGCCAACGCGCGCCTGGCCTACGAGGCCTACGAGGAGGTCTTCGCCGGCGAGCGCTGGGACGCCCTCGACAAGGCGCACGCCAACAAGCAGCGCCCGCTGTGGGCCTCCACCGGCGTGAAGGACCCCGCGTACAAGGACACCCTGTACGTGGACGACCTGGTCGCCCCCGGCACGGTGAACACCATGCCCGAGGCCACCCTGGACGCCACCGCGGACCACGGACAGATCACCGGCAACACCATCGCCGGCACCTACGAGCAGGCCCGCACCGAGCTCGACGCCATCGGCAAGCTCGGCATCTCGTACGACGACGTCGTCCAGATCCTCGAGGACGAGGGCGTCGAGAAGTTCGAGGCGTCCTGGATCGACCTGCTCAACTCGACCGAGGCGGAACTCAAGCGCCTCGCCCCTTCGGAGGGCTGA
- the pgl gene encoding 6-phosphogluconolactonase: MSVVPQLVVHRDKELMAQAAAARLITKVVDAQASRGHASVVLTGGRNGNGLLAALAEAPARDAIDWSRLDLWWGDERFLPEGDPERNVTQARKALLDSVPLDPSRVHAMPASDGPHGRDVDAAAAAYAAELAAAAGPEDHGPVPVFDVLMLGVGPDTHVASLFPELPAVRETERTVVGVHGAPKPPPVRVTLTLPAIRAAREVWLLAAGEDKAEAAAIALSGAGEIQAPAAGAYGRSRTLWLLDAAAASQLPRALYPSASA; this comes from the coding sequence GTGAGCGTCGTCCCCCAGCTCGTCGTGCACCGCGACAAGGAGCTGATGGCCCAGGCCGCGGCGGCCCGGCTGATCACGAAGGTCGTGGACGCCCAGGCCTCACGCGGTCACGCCTCGGTGGTCCTCACCGGCGGACGCAACGGCAACGGCCTGCTGGCCGCGCTCGCCGAGGCGCCCGCCCGGGACGCGATCGACTGGTCGCGACTCGACCTGTGGTGGGGCGACGAGCGGTTCCTGCCGGAGGGCGATCCGGAACGCAATGTCACGCAGGCCCGCAAGGCCCTGCTGGACTCGGTGCCGCTGGACCCGTCCCGGGTGCACGCGATGCCCGCGTCGGACGGGCCGCACGGCCGGGACGTCGATGCCGCGGCGGCCGCGTACGCCGCCGAACTGGCCGCCGCGGCCGGTCCGGAGGACCACGGTCCGGTGCCGGTGTTCGACGTGCTGATGCTGGGCGTCGGCCCGGACACGCATGTCGCCTCGCTCTTCCCCGAGCTGCCCGCGGTACGGGAGACCGAGCGCACCGTCGTCGGTGTGCACGGGGCGCCCAAGCCGCCGCCCGTCCGGGTCACGCTCACGCTGCCCGCCATCCGGGCGGCGCGCGAGGTGTGGCTGCTCGCGGCGGGCGAGGACAAGGCGGAGGCCGCGGCCATCGCCCTGTCGGGGGCCGGGGAGATCCAGGCCCCGGCGGCGGGCGCGTACGGACGCAGCCGCACGCTGTGGCTGCTGGACGCGGCGGCGGCCTCCCAGCTGCCGCGCGCCCTGTATCCGTCGGCGTCGGCCTGA